In Humulus lupulus chromosome 6, drHumLupu1.1, whole genome shotgun sequence, a single genomic region encodes these proteins:
- the LOC133783769 gene encoding BURP domain-containing protein BNM2A-like, whose translation MLKMGLGSWCAFLVLLYFSWSSECHQETNGDQYSSHIRLPSASKEDHEDHHHHGHMHMHNADDHGPSSSSSSSSSHTHLDRSTLQQSVFLNINDIKVGLTKPIYFQKKKKASPPFLGRQILGDPNSIPFSSEQLPNILRLFSVPQGSPQAKAMEFTLKICESNPIKGETRMCATSFDSMLEFVRGMFGLDGLGHGFTHLTTTFYNYSNTMYQNYTVLEDLREIVTPKMVACHLMEFPYAVYVCHSIAMEYRKLFKVSLSGQMGDRVETIVVCHMDTSLWESDHPSFKALGFGPGMGPVCHFFPDHTNFVWLPSSVQV comes from the exons ATGTTAAAGATGGGATTGGGTTCTTGGTGTGCGTTTCTTGTCCTCCTG TACTTTTCTTGGAGTAGTGAATGTCATCAAGAGACTAATGGAGATCAATACAGCTCGCATATAAGACTTCCAAGTGCTAGCAAAGAAGATCATGAGGATCATCATCATCATGGCCATATGCATATGCATAATGCTGATGATCATggtccatcatcatcatcatcatcatcatcctcacACACTCATCTTGACCGTTCAACACTACAACAGTCGGTTTTCCTCAACATCAATGACATAAAAGTGGGGTTAACAAAGCCCATTTATtttcaaaagaagaagaaagctTCTCCTCCATTTCTGGGAAGACAAATATTAGGAGACCCTAACTCGATTCCATTCTCCTCAGAACAACTTCCCAACATTCTTAGGCTATTCTCAGTCCCTCAGGGCTCACCACAGGCCAAAGCCATGGAGTTCACCCTTAAAATTTGTGAGTCTAACCCCATAAAAGGAGAGACAAGGATGTGTGCTACTTCTTTTGACTCCATGCTTGAGTTCGTACGTGGCATGTTCGGATTGGACGGCTTGGGCCACGGGTTCACACATCTCACAACAACCTTCTACAACTATTCCAATACCATGTACCAAAACTACACCGTTTTGGAGGATCTGAGAGAGATAGTAACCCCCAAGATGGTAGCATGCCATCTTATGGAATTCCCTTACGCTGTGTATGTCTGCCACAGCATCGCCATGGAATACAGGAAGCTCTTCAAGGTGTCGTTGAGTGGCCAAATGGGAGACAGAGTTGAAACCATTGTCGTTTGTCACATGGATACCTCTCTGTGGGAATCAGATCATCCTTCCTTCAAGGCCCTAGGGTTTGGGCCAGGGATGGGACCTGTCTGTCATTTCTTCCCTGATCACACTAATTTCGTATGGCTTCCTTCCTCTGTTCAAGTCTAA